In one Tessaracoccus palaemonis genomic region, the following are encoded:
- a CDS encoding phosphotransferase: MADDGLELLTGPRVEPLLRAAVEHQGGSLLTWSLDHVDSVPEQSTTATYLARIRWAHGERNELLGVSARSGDLVPSDERAEIFEDGTRKVAVWLYPHDPDLAGLPRAAFPELMAETLSGVLPRPVTGDQLRLTMIGYRPRRRAVVRVDVLDPREVFYVKVLRSKVFDDVHRRHALLRDAGIPAPEVALATQDNLLVTRELPGAALARALFEPGDPCTAEELVALLDSMPATVAALERRPPWSDAVGHYAKMVAATLPELADQLARLSARIEEELARYGAGDEPTHGDFHEGQLRVAGGRIVGMLDVDTIGPGRRADDLACLIGHLSTIQRMNPRQEAKVRDLLARWVPVFDRRVDPVELRLRAAAVVISLATGPYRSQAPDWRTQTVAMVRSAEALVRQVVPGR, from the coding sequence GTGGCTGACGACGGCCTTGAGCTGCTCACCGGGCCACGGGTCGAGCCGCTGCTGAGGGCCGCCGTGGAGCATCAGGGGGGCAGCCTGCTCACCTGGTCCCTCGACCACGTGGACTCCGTGCCGGAGCAGTCCACGACCGCGACCTATCTCGCCCGGATCCGCTGGGCCCACGGCGAGCGCAACGAGCTGCTCGGGGTCAGCGCCAGGTCGGGCGACCTCGTCCCGAGCGACGAACGGGCCGAGATCTTCGAGGACGGCACCCGCAAGGTCGCCGTGTGGCTGTACCCGCACGACCCCGATCTGGCGGGCCTGCCGCGCGCCGCGTTCCCGGAGCTGATGGCCGAGACGCTGTCGGGGGTGCTGCCACGCCCCGTGACCGGCGACCAGCTGCGCCTCACCATGATCGGCTACCGGCCCCGCCGACGGGCCGTGGTCAGGGTCGACGTCCTCGACCCGCGCGAGGTGTTCTACGTCAAGGTCCTGCGCTCCAAGGTGTTCGACGACGTCCACCGCCGCCACGCCCTGCTCCGCGACGCGGGCATCCCGGCGCCCGAGGTCGCTCTGGCGACCCAGGACAACCTCCTTGTCACACGGGAACTGCCCGGGGCGGCGCTGGCGCGGGCGCTGTTCGAGCCGGGCGATCCCTGCACCGCGGAGGAGCTCGTCGCCCTGCTCGACTCCATGCCGGCCACCGTCGCGGCCCTCGAGCGGAGGCCACCCTGGTCGGACGCCGTCGGCCACTACGCGAAGATGGTCGCCGCGACGCTGCCGGAACTGGCCGACCAGCTGGCCCGGCTCAGCGCGCGCATCGAGGAGGAGCTTGCCCGCTACGGCGCGGGCGACGAGCCGACGCACGGTGACTTCCACGAGGGGCAGTTGCGCGTGGCCGGCGGCCGGATCGTCGGTATGCTGGACGTCGACACGATCGGCCCGGGCCGCCGCGCCGACGACCTTGCGTGCCTGATCGGCCATCTCTCCACCATCCAGCGGATGAACCCCCGCCAGGAGGCGAAGGTCCGCGACCTGCTCGCCCGCTGGGTGCCGGTGTTCGACCGCCGCGTCGACCCCGTCGAGCTGAGGCTGCGCGCCGCCGCGGTGGTCATCTCGCTGGCGACGGGCCCCTATCGCAGCCAGGCCCCTGACTGGCGGACGCAGACCGTCGCGATGGTGCGTTCGGCGGAGGCGCTGGTGCGGCAGGTGGTCCCCGGCCGCTGA
- a CDS encoding BMP family lipoprotein: MKKSLLSIMALTSASALALSACAEAPTATTTAGSSETASAAASGSTAAATDFTACMVSDAGGFDDKSFNETAYNGLLKAKDELGVQTNQIESNAESEYAGNVQAMIDADCDVIVTVGYALAAATEAAAKQNPDVSFAIVDNASFEGVDNAKGLIFNAAQPAFMAGYAAAAMTSTGTVGTFGGANYPTVSIFMDGFAEGVKYFNEQKSGSVKVIGWDEEKQDGQFIGGNNPFGDVSGGKNTAATLIAQGADIILPVAGPAGIGALQAAQESGGKVNAIWVDTDGFVSVPDYSSSIITSVEKEMDVAVFEAIKAAMDGSFSSDPYVGTLENGGVGLAPFHDFESKMPEGLADELDQIKADIISGAITITSPSQPS, from the coding sequence GTGAAGAAGTCCCTGCTGAGCATCATGGCGCTGACCAGCGCATCTGCTCTCGCCCTGTCCGCGTGCGCCGAGGCGCCCACCGCGACCACCACCGCCGGTTCGTCTGAGACCGCCTCGGCCGCAGCCTCGGGCAGCACCGCCGCGGCGACTGATTTCACCGCGTGCATGGTCTCCGACGCGGGTGGCTTCGACGACAAGTCGTTCAACGAGACCGCCTACAACGGCCTGCTGAAGGCCAAGGACGAGCTGGGTGTCCAGACCAACCAGATCGAGTCCAACGCCGAGTCCGAGTACGCGGGCAACGTCCAGGCCATGATCGACGCCGACTGCGACGTCATCGTCACCGTCGGCTACGCGCTGGCCGCTGCCACCGAGGCGGCCGCCAAGCAGAACCCCGACGTCTCCTTCGCGATCGTCGACAACGCCTCCTTCGAGGGTGTCGACAACGCCAAGGGCCTCATCTTCAACGCCGCTCAGCCCGCCTTCATGGCCGGCTACGCCGCCGCCGCGATGACCTCGACCGGCACCGTCGGCACCTTCGGCGGCGCGAACTACCCGACCGTGAGCATCTTCATGGACGGCTTCGCCGAGGGCGTCAAGTACTTCAACGAGCAGAAGAGCGGCTCCGTCAAGGTCATCGGCTGGGACGAGGAGAAGCAGGACGGCCAGTTCATCGGCGGCAACAACCCGTTCGGTGACGTCTCCGGCGGCAAGAACACCGCCGCGACCCTGATCGCCCAGGGGGCCGACATCATCCTCCCCGTCGCGGGTCCCGCCGGCATCGGCGCCCTGCAGGCTGCCCAGGAGTCGGGCGGCAAGGTCAACGCCATCTGGGTCGACACCGACGGGTTCGTCTCCGTTCCCGACTACAGCTCCAGCATCATCACCTCCGTCGAGAAGGAGATGGACGTCGCCGTGTTCGAGGCCATCAAGGCCGCCATGGACGGCTCCTTCAGCTCCGACCCGTACGTCGGCACGCTGGAGAACGGTGGTGTGGGCCTCGCGCCGTTCCACGACTTCGAGTCGAAGATGCCCGAGGGCCTCGCCGACGAGCTGGATCAGATCAAGGCCGACATCATCAGCGGCGCGATCACGATCACCTCGCCGAGCCAGCCTTCCTGA
- a CDS encoding ABC transporter ATP-binding protein: protein MTAPTIKAPVAPVLSLSGITKRFGSLTANDSISIDITPGKIHCLLGENGAGKSTLMNILFGLLAPDDGEIRLGERQLSLTNPKQAMAAGIGMVHQHFMLIPVFTVAENMVLGHEPGPGGLLDLNSARKRVRELSERYRLEVDPDALVEDLPVGIQQRVEILKALANDATYLIFDEPTAVLTPQEIDELMEVMRSLRDEGRAIVFITHKLREVREVADEITVIRRGKVVGEALPSASQAELASMMVGRSVSLQVAKEKATPGEPRLVIEDLTVASPSGQVAVDQLDLTVRGGEIVCIAGVQGNGQTELAETLLGTMTPLSGTITLDGDDITRQSPAKTLKAGLGYVPEDRHRDGFVGEFSIAENLVLDNLDEYSNRGSLQLGRIADNARARIEEFDIRAGSHTQPVNSLSGGNQQKVVLARELSRPLSLLLASQPTRGVDVGAIEFLHSRIVSERDKGTAVLIVSTELEEVESLADRIAVMYRGRIVGVVDSDTPRDVLGLMMAGISYEEALATIKESTHE, encoded by the coding sequence GTGACCGCCCCCACCATCAAGGCGCCCGTCGCGCCCGTGCTGTCGCTGAGCGGCATCACGAAGAGATTCGGGTCGTTGACCGCCAACGACTCGATCAGCATCGACATCACGCCAGGGAAGATCCACTGCCTCCTCGGCGAGAACGGCGCAGGCAAGTCGACGCTCATGAACATCCTGTTCGGGCTCCTTGCCCCCGACGATGGGGAGATCCGGCTCGGGGAGCGGCAGCTGAGCCTCACCAACCCCAAGCAGGCCATGGCCGCGGGCATCGGCATGGTGCACCAGCACTTCATGCTCATCCCCGTCTTCACGGTGGCCGAGAACATGGTGCTCGGTCACGAGCCCGGCCCCGGCGGGCTGCTCGACCTCAACTCGGCCAGGAAACGTGTCCGCGAGCTGAGCGAGCGTTACAGGCTCGAAGTCGACCCCGACGCCCTCGTCGAGGACCTCCCCGTGGGCATCCAGCAGCGGGTCGAGATCCTCAAGGCGCTGGCCAACGATGCGACGTACCTGATCTTCGACGAGCCAACGGCGGTCCTGACCCCCCAGGAGATCGACGAGCTGATGGAGGTCATGCGCTCGCTGCGCGACGAGGGCCGCGCCATCGTCTTCATCACCCACAAGCTCCGCGAGGTCCGCGAGGTCGCCGACGAGATCACGGTGATCCGCCGGGGCAAGGTCGTCGGCGAGGCGCTGCCCAGCGCGTCGCAGGCCGAGCTTGCCTCCATGATGGTGGGCCGCAGCGTCTCGCTGCAGGTCGCGAAGGAGAAGGCCACCCCCGGCGAGCCACGCCTCGTGATCGAGGACCTCACCGTCGCCTCGCCGTCGGGCCAGGTGGCCGTCGACCAGCTCGACCTGACCGTCCGTGGCGGCGAGATCGTCTGCATCGCCGGCGTGCAGGGCAACGGCCAGACGGAGCTGGCGGAGACGCTGCTCGGCACCATGACGCCGCTGAGCGGCACGATCACGCTCGACGGGGACGACATCACCCGTCAGAGCCCCGCGAAGACCCTCAAGGCCGGGCTCGGCTACGTGCCGGAGGACCGGCACCGCGACGGCTTCGTCGGCGAGTTCTCCATCGCCGAGAACCTGGTCCTCGACAACCTCGACGAGTACTCGAATCGCGGCTCCCTGCAGCTCGGCCGGATCGCGGACAACGCCCGCGCCCGGATCGAGGAGTTCGACATCCGCGCCGGGTCCCACACCCAGCCCGTCAACTCCCTGTCCGGCGGCAACCAGCAGAAGGTCGTGCTCGCGCGCGAGCTGTCGCGGCCGCTGTCGCTGCTGCTCGCTAGCCAGCCGACCCGCGGCGTCGACGTCGGGGCCATCGAGTTCCTGCACTCGCGCATCGTGTCCGAGCGCGACAAGGGCACCGCCGTCCTGATCGTCTCGACCGAGCTCGAGGAGGTCGAGTCGCTGGCCGACCGCATCGCCGTGATGTACCGCGGACGCATCGTCGGTGTCGTCGACTCCGACACGCCCCGGGACGTGCTCGGCCTCATGATGGCCGGCATCAGCTACGAGGAAGCCCTCGCCACCATCAAGGAGTCAACCCATGAGTGA
- a CDS encoding ABC transporter permease, which produces MSDKVSTRPAWLQTTIITVASLLLAFVLGAIIMVFADAEVAQKWTYFFAQPGAALSASWEKISLTFYAMWVGSMGSITAITNTTAEAAPLIAGGLSVAIAFRAGLFNIGAQGQAMVGALLAAYLGFTIKGLPLIAHLPLVIVMGMVGGAVWGGIVGVIKARTGAHEVILTIMMNYIATSLLAYLMLQKAFQAPGRNDPISPILEWSATLPRIAGTRLHLGFGLVLIAALFTWWLIERTKFGVHLKAVGLNPDAAAVAGASVQRVTMITMALAGAMAGLAGTIQVTAPELLTGTPTQMTGTVIGTLGFDAITVALLGRSRPVGVVLAGLLFGALKASRRTMITMAGTPDKLTDLIQALIVLFVAAPAFVVWLLPFLKERRVSAANPPAAKVAEA; this is translated from the coding sequence ATGAGTGACAAGGTCTCCACGCGCCCCGCGTGGCTGCAGACGACGATCATCACCGTCGCCTCGCTGCTGCTGGCCTTCGTCCTCGGCGCCATCATCATGGTGTTCGCCGATGCCGAGGTGGCCCAGAAGTGGACCTACTTCTTCGCCCAGCCGGGGGCCGCGCTCAGCGCGTCGTGGGAGAAGATCTCGCTGACGTTCTACGCCATGTGGGTCGGCTCGATGGGCAGCATCACCGCCATCACGAACACCACGGCGGAGGCGGCACCCCTGATCGCGGGTGGCCTCTCGGTCGCGATCGCGTTCCGGGCGGGCCTGTTCAACATCGGCGCGCAGGGCCAGGCGATGGTCGGCGCGCTGCTGGCCGCCTACCTCGGCTTCACGATCAAGGGCCTGCCGCTCATCGCGCACCTGCCGCTCGTCATCGTCATGGGCATGGTCGGCGGCGCCGTCTGGGGCGGCATCGTCGGCGTCATCAAGGCGCGCACCGGCGCGCACGAGGTGATCCTGACGATCATGATGAACTACATCGCGACGTCGCTGCTGGCCTACCTGATGCTGCAGAAGGCGTTCCAGGCGCCCGGCCGCAACGACCCGATCTCGCCCATCCTCGAGTGGAGCGCCACGCTGCCGCGCATCGCCGGCACCCGCCTGCACCTCGGGTTCGGGCTCGTGCTCATCGCTGCGCTGTTCACCTGGTGGCTCATCGAGCGCACCAAGTTCGGCGTGCACCTCAAGGCCGTCGGCCTCAACCCCGACGCGGCCGCCGTGGCCGGCGCCTCCGTCCAGCGCGTCACGATGATCACGATGGCGCTCGCGGGCGCCATGGCGGGCCTGGCCGGCACGATCCAGGTCACGGCGCCCGAACTCCTGACGGGCACCCCGACGCAGATGACGGGCACCGTCATCGGCACGCTGGGCTTCGACGCCATCACGGTGGCGCTGCTCGGCCGCTCCCGTCCGGTGGGCGTCGTGCTCGCCGGCCTGCTCTTCGGCGCGCTCAAGGCGTCTCGCCGCACCATGATCACCATGGCCGGCACCCCCGACAAGCTGACCGACCTGATCCAGGCACTGATCGTGCTGTTCGTCGCCGCGCCCGCGTTCGTGGTGTGGCTGCTGCCGTTCCTGAAGGAACGCAGGGTCAGTGCCGCGAATCCCCCCGCTGCGAAGGTGGCCGAAGCATGA
- a CDS encoding ABC transporter permease, which produces MSTETIIPTVGDVKVVESPEKRSQRISIGVLVTLLGAVLLVLAFTVHKPGQIALSDAFAEVQLPTLSLPGTPTVLISALLTLGAGIGYLTGRVSGRWRTVAALVAGLGVVVGFIVWAAASSDLAFTLTSQLNLTLEYSTPLFFGVLGGVLAERAGVVNIAIEGQFLMAAFAASLTYSMTQSFVAALVAAALASAAMSALLAVFALKYFVDHVIIGVVVNVLAAGLTGFIYQQLIAPDPATYGSVSPMQPVAIPGLEAIPFLGPIIFTLRPLTYLAFVAVPLVWFILYRTKWGLRVRSVGEHPHAADTVGINVVRTKFLSVTLGGIFAGLGGAYFTIGSVGAFQDNNPTAGYGYIALAAVIMGRWNPIYGAFVALFFGFARALAQTTKPMSLPIPSDFIEMLPYLATIIAVAGLVGRVRPPAADGDHFVKSH; this is translated from the coding sequence ATGAGCACCGAGACGATCATCCCCACCGTCGGCGACGTGAAGGTCGTCGAGTCGCCCGAGAAGCGCTCCCAGCGCATCTCGATCGGAGTGCTGGTCACGCTGCTCGGCGCCGTCCTGCTCGTGCTGGCCTTCACCGTGCACAAGCCGGGACAGATCGCGCTGTCCGACGCGTTCGCCGAGGTGCAGCTGCCCACCCTGTCGCTCCCGGGCACTCCGACGGTGCTCATCAGCGCGCTCCTGACGCTCGGCGCCGGCATCGGCTACCTGACCGGCAGGGTGTCGGGCCGCTGGCGCACGGTGGCCGCGCTCGTCGCGGGCCTCGGCGTCGTCGTCGGGTTCATCGTGTGGGCGGCGGCCAGCTCCGACCTTGCCTTCACGCTCACCAGCCAGCTGAACCTGACGCTCGAGTACTCCACACCGCTCTTCTTCGGCGTGCTCGGCGGCGTGCTGGCCGAGCGGGCCGGCGTGGTCAACATCGCCATCGAGGGCCAGTTCCTGATGGCCGCGTTCGCCGCGTCCCTGACCTACTCGATGACCCAGTCCTTCGTCGCTGCCCTGGTCGCGGCCGCGCTCGCCAGCGCGGCCATGTCGGCCCTGCTGGCCGTGTTCGCGCTGAAGTACTTCGTCGACCACGTGATCATCGGCGTCGTCGTCAACGTGCTCGCGGCCGGCCTCACCGGCTTCATCTACCAGCAGCTGATCGCGCCCGACCCCGCCACGTACGGCTCGGTCTCGCCGATGCAGCCCGTCGCGATCCCCGGCCTCGAAGCCATCCCGTTCCTCGGGCCGATCATCTTCACGCTGCGGCCGCTCACCTACCTGGCCTTCGTCGCCGTGCCGCTCGTCTGGTTCATCCTCTACCGCACCAAGTGGGGCCTGAGGGTCCGCTCGGTCGGCGAGCACCCGCACGCGGCCGACACCGTAGGCATCAACGTCGTGCGGACGAAGTTCCTGTCCGTCACGCTCGGCGGCATCTTCGCCGGGCTGGGCGGCGCCTACTTCACCATCGGCTCGGTCGGCGCCTTCCAGGACAACAACCCGACGGCCGGCTACGGCTACATCGCGCTCGCCGCGGTGATCATGGGCCGCTGGAACCCGATCTACGGCGCCTTCGTCGCGCTGTTCTTCGGCTTCGCCCGCGCATTGGCCCAGACGACCAAGCCGATGTCACTGCCCATCCCCAGCGACTTCATCGAGATGCTCCCGTACCTCGCCACCATCATCGCCGTCGCGGGCCTGGTCGGACGCGTCCGGCCCCCGGCTGCCGACGGCGACCACTTCGTGAAGAGCCACTGA
- a CDS encoding cytidine deaminase: protein MTETDIDWPALRAAAIEVAAKAYAPYSGYPVGAAALVDDGRVVVGCNVENAAYGVVLCAECGLVSSLVAGGGGRLVAFTCVNRDGDVIMPCGRCRQLLNEHGGPTLRMVTPKGLLTLDDVLPQAFGPSDLDAVR from the coding sequence ATGACAGAGACGGACATCGACTGGCCCGCGCTGCGGGCCGCCGCGATCGAGGTCGCGGCCAAGGCCTACGCGCCCTACTCCGGGTACCCGGTGGGCGCGGCGGCGCTGGTCGACGACGGCCGCGTCGTCGTGGGCTGCAACGTGGAGAACGCCGCCTACGGCGTGGTGCTGTGTGCCGAGTGCGGGCTGGTCAGCTCGCTCGTCGCGGGCGGCGGCGGCCGGCTGGTCGCGTTCACGTGCGTCAACCGCGACGGCGACGTCATCATGCCGTGCGGCCGCTGCCGCCAGCTGCTCAACGAGCACGGCGGGCCGACGCTGCGGATGGTGACCCCGAAGGGTCTCCTCACGCTCGACGACGTGCTGCCCCAGGCCTTCGGGCCGTCGGACCTGGACGCCGTCAGGTGA
- a CDS encoding adenosine deaminase, whose protein sequence is MLTIDHLRSLPKVALHDHLDGGLRPATVLELCSEAGHDLPAGTPEELGEWFFQAADSGSLVRYLETFAHTVAAMQSYDNLVRVAREFVLDQAADGVVYAEARWAPEQHLAGGLTLHEAVEAVRDGLADGMAEAAGEGRPIIARQLLTSMRHATPSLDIAELAVEFRDDSVAGFDIAGAEEGFPPGRFLEAFQFLKRSNMFFTIHAGEAYGLPSIWEAVQVCGADRLGHGVRIVEDITVEDGVARLGRLAAYVRDAQIPLEVSPSSNLQTGIAATLAEHPVELLKDLGFNVTINCDNRLMSATTMSREFARLVETHHWDLDDVEACTVRAMRAAFWHHDQREAMIREVISPAYAAARA, encoded by the coding sequence ATGCTGACCATCGACCACCTGCGCAGCCTCCCGAAGGTGGCGCTGCACGACCACCTCGACGGCGGTCTGCGCCCCGCCACGGTGCTCGAGCTGTGCTCGGAGGCCGGGCACGACCTGCCGGCCGGGACGCCCGAGGAGCTGGGGGAGTGGTTCTTCCAGGCCGCGGACTCCGGCTCGCTCGTGCGCTACCTGGAGACGTTCGCGCACACCGTCGCCGCGATGCAGAGCTACGACAACCTCGTCCGGGTCGCGCGCGAGTTCGTGCTCGACCAGGCCGCCGACGGCGTCGTGTATGCCGAGGCGCGGTGGGCGCCCGAGCAGCACCTCGCGGGCGGGCTGACGCTGCACGAGGCGGTCGAGGCGGTCCGCGACGGGCTGGCAGACGGCATGGCGGAGGCCGCGGGCGAGGGGAGGCCGATCATCGCGCGGCAGCTCCTGACGTCGATGCGGCACGCGACCCCCTCCCTCGACATCGCCGAGCTGGCCGTCGAGTTCCGGGACGACTCGGTCGCCGGGTTCGACATCGCCGGCGCCGAGGAGGGCTTCCCGCCCGGCCGTTTCCTGGAGGCCTTCCAGTTCCTGAAGCGCAGCAACATGTTCTTCACCATCCACGCGGGCGAGGCCTACGGGCTGCCGTCAATCTGGGAGGCCGTGCAGGTCTGCGGCGCCGACCGGCTCGGTCACGGCGTCCGGATCGTGGAGGACATCACGGTCGAGGACGGGGTGGCGCGGCTCGGCCGGCTCGCGGCCTACGTCCGCGACGCGCAGATCCCGCTCGAGGTGTCCCCGTCGTCGAACCTGCAGACCGGCATCGCGGCGACGCTCGCCGAGCACCCGGTCGAGTTGCTGAAGGACCTCGGCTTCAACGTGACGATCAACTGCGACAACCGGCTGATGAGCGCCACGACGATGTCGCGGGAGTTCGCCCGGCTGGTCGAGACGCACCACTGGGACCTCGACGACGTCGAGGCGTGCACCGTGCGCGCCATGCGGGCCGCGTTCTGGCATCACGACCAACGGGAGGCCATGATCCGGGAGGTCATCAGCCCCGCGTACGCGGCTGCGCGCGCCTGA
- a CDS encoding GNAT family N-acetyltransferase produces MNRPLIVDAPTSESQRVSLRWESTDGSSDVVGHVIAANTDWVVVLPQDRPAVWVPQAEARNLRRVPERTVLPTSSADSLQRILDRTWPGTRRARLGGWILRDGPDDSFRANSVLASGDPGVEFSEALRLAREWQGGPVRLQVVIGSDAQARGRAAGMKLSKLTRTMTLAIDDRWAVETPDAAIDDAPNEAWLELWDHRGNDARVAEMTAAPATYLRLGDHAIGRIAYFGGWGVLTDVEVARAARGRGLGRDVTNALIAHAARAGVRFLALLVEQTNNIAVALYESLGFTEHHRYGYLSERA; encoded by the coding sequence ATGAACAGGCCGCTGATCGTGGATGCCCCGACCTCCGAGTCGCAGCGCGTGTCGCTGCGTTGGGAGTCGACCGACGGCTCGAGCGACGTGGTCGGGCACGTCATCGCGGCCAACACCGACTGGGTGGTCGTGCTGCCGCAGGACCGACCCGCCGTCTGGGTCCCGCAGGCCGAGGCACGCAACCTCCGACGGGTGCCCGAGCGCACGGTCCTGCCCACGTCGTCGGCCGACAGCCTCCAGCGCATCCTGGACCGGACCTGGCCCGGGACGCGGCGGGCCAGGCTCGGCGGCTGGATACTGCGCGACGGCCCGGACGACTCGTTCCGCGCCAACTCGGTGCTGGCGTCGGGCGATCCCGGGGTCGAGTTCTCCGAGGCGCTCCGGTTGGCCCGCGAATGGCAGGGCGGGCCGGTGCGGCTCCAGGTGGTGATCGGCTCCGACGCGCAGGCGCGCGGCCGGGCCGCGGGGATGAAGCTCAGCAAGCTGACGAGGACCATGACGCTCGCCATCGACGACCGGTGGGCTGTCGAGACGCCCGACGCCGCCATCGACGACGCGCCGAATGAGGCGTGGCTCGAGCTGTGGGACCACCGCGGCAACGACGCGCGCGTCGCAGAGATGACGGCGGCGCCGGCCACGTACCTCCGGCTGGGGGACCACGCCATCGGGCGCATCGCCTACTTCGGTGGCTGGGGCGTCCTGACGGATGTCGAGGTCGCCCGCGCGGCGCGCGGCCGGGGGCTCGGCCGCGACGTCACCAACGCCCTGATCGCGCACGCCGCGCGCGCCGGGGTGCGGTTCCTCGCGCTGCTGGTCGAGCAGACCAACAACATCGCCGTCGCGCTGTACGAGTCCCTCGGCTTCACCGAACACCACCGCTACGGCTACCTGTCCGAGCGGGCATGA